The Desulfuromonas versatilis genome has a segment encoding these proteins:
- a CDS encoding 23S rRNA (pseudouridine(1915)-N(3))-methyltransferase RlmH has product MKLRLVCVGKLSEAFLREGAEEYAGRIQRYLPLEIIELKEEKQGGKKPDPRRIRDLEAERILARIPDGAFVLVLDENGRSLSSEGFSELLGRHMVQGTPELVAVIGGAYGLGERVKQRGDLVLSLSAMTFTHQMARLFLFEQIYRGLTILRNEPYHNR; this is encoded by the coding sequence TTGAAACTGCGCCTGGTCTGCGTCGGCAAGCTCTCCGAAGCCTTTCTGCGGGAAGGCGCCGAGGAATATGCCGGCCGGATTCAACGCTACCTCCCCCTGGAAATCATCGAACTGAAAGAGGAAAAGCAAGGCGGCAAAAAACCCGATCCGCGCCGGATTCGCGACCTGGAGGCCGAGCGGATCCTGGCGAGGATCCCGGACGGGGCCTTCGTCCTGGTCCTCGATGAAAACGGTCGTTCCCTGAGCAGCGAGGGCTTCTCCGAGTTGCTCGGCCGTCATATGGTGCAGGGCACCCCTGAACTGGTCGCGGTCATCGGTGGCGCCTACGGGCTCGGGGAGCGCGTCAAACAGCGGGGGGATCTGGTGCTGTCCCTTTCGGCCATGACCTTCACCCACCAGATGGCCAGGCTTTTTCTTTTTGAGCAAATTTACCGGGGTTTGACCATCTTGCGCAACGAACCCTATCACAATCGCTGA
- a CDS encoding lipopolysaccharide assembly protein LapA domain-containing protein, translating into MMIILAMLLVVIVFLAAFIYFLGLNPQEVTIFFYNDFSLTSSVAVMVVACILVGLALGFVVTVFTVFASQVRHWKSTRRDKKAREITNAYQEGMSRLVSGDTRKAQSLLQKALDRDPKRIDAHIALADVHAQAGDAQQGLKQLLKARDMEPANLEVLFKLATAYEATGQPQEAVKTFEQILAGEPANRKALAGLRDLRIRLDQWSEALDLQKKLAKASQGNGEEQKRLVSLRYEVVRKTIAECAPDQCKAELKELNDIIRQDPQFVPARVTLGDAYKVAGRREEASKAWQQGYRATGKAVFLSRLEDLFLDAEDPSSLLAIYRGMLADRGDDLMFRLFYGKLCLRLEMVDEALEQLSAVENAGVQSPKLHLLLAEAHRRRNRPEDAMQEYKKALGVDKRLHLGYACESCGATAAEWQSRCGACGSWGSFSLEGRQIIQQATAKAAEAREIHHGERAE; encoded by the coding sequence ATGATGATAATCCTGGCCATGTTATTAGTCGTTATTGTTTTTCTTGCCGCGTTCATCTACTTTCTTGGTCTCAACCCCCAGGAAGTCACCATCTTCTTCTACAATGATTTTTCCCTGACCAGCTCCGTCGCCGTCATGGTGGTGGCCTGCATCCTGGTCGGCCTGGCTCTCGGCTTCGTGGTCACGGTCTTCACCGTCTTCGCCTCCCAGGTGCGGCACTGGAAAAGCACCCGCCGGGACAAAAAGGCCAGAGAAATCACCAACGCCTACCAGGAGGGGATGTCCCGGCTGGTTTCGGGGGATACCCGCAAAGCGCAGTCGTTGCTGCAGAAAGCCCTGGATCGCGATCCGAAGCGGATCGATGCCCACATCGCCCTGGCCGATGTCCATGCCCAGGCCGGCGATGCCCAGCAGGGGCTGAAACAGCTGCTCAAGGCCAGGGACATGGAGCCCGCCAACCTCGAAGTTCTCTTCAAACTGGCCACCGCCTACGAAGCCACCGGCCAGCCCCAGGAAGCCGTCAAAACCTTCGAACAGATTCTTGCCGGCGAACCTGCCAACCGCAAAGCACTGGCTGGCCTGCGGGATCTGCGGATTCGCCTTGACCAGTGGAGCGAAGCGCTCGACCTGCAGAAAAAGCTGGCCAAGGCCAGCCAGGGCAACGGCGAGGAGCAGAAACGCCTGGTCTCGCTCCGTTACGAGGTGGTGCGCAAGACCATCGCGGAATGCGCCCCCGATCAGTGCAAGGCCGAGCTGAAGGAACTCAACGACATCATCCGCCAGGATCCCCAGTTCGTCCCGGCCCGGGTTACCCTTGGCGACGCCTACAAGGTCGCCGGCCGCCGCGAGGAGGCTTCCAAGGCCTGGCAACAGGGATACCGGGCCACCGGCAAGGCGGTGTTCCTCTCCCGGCTCGAGGACCTCTTCCTGGATGCCGAGGACCCCTCCTCGCTGCTGGCCATTTACCGCGGAATGCTCGCCGACCGGGGGGATGACCTGATGTTCCGCCTCTTCTACGGCAAGCTCTGCCTGCGCCTGGAAATGGTTGACGAAGCCCTCGAACAGCTCTCCGCCGTGGAGAATGCCGGGGTCCAATCACCCAAACTGCACCTGTTGCTCGCCGAGGCCCACCGCCGCCGCAACCGCCCCGAAGACGCCATGCAGGAATACAAAAAAGCCCTCGGCGTCGACAAGCGCCTGCACCTCGGCTATGCCTGCGAGTCCTGCGGCGCGACTGCGGCCGAATGGCAGAGCCGTTGCGGGGCCTGCGGCTCCTGGGGCAGTTTCTCCCTGGAGGGACGGCAGATCATCCAGCAGGCCACGGCGAAGGCGGCCGAGGCCAGGGAGATCCACCACGGAGAAAGAGCCGAATGA
- a CDS encoding ComF family protein encodes MPLLRSRLLPQLQALLDLLLPPACPLCGANLPQGPDQPPLCPACLAGIRPLESPCCPRCALPYPAEEGTDHLCEPCLRRPPPFAWVAALGLYMGTLQSAVQRLKFSGAIGLDRPLASLLADRFTDQVREFEPDLLLPVPLHRDRLRRRSYNQSLLIARVLGRRWGVPVACRSLVRTRDTPPQQALKADIRQRNLQGAFRLLGPLAGERVILVDDVMTTGATARECSRVLLTGGASAVAVTVLARTPRP; translated from the coding sequence TTGCCTCTTCTCCGCTCCCGCCTTCTCCCCCAACTCCAAGCCCTGCTCGACCTGCTGCTTCCCCCCGCCTGCCCCCTGTGCGGCGCCAACCTCCCCCAGGGACCTGACCAGCCGCCACTCTGCCCCGCCTGCCTGGCCGGCATCCGTCCCCTGGAGTCCCCCTGCTGCCCCCGCTGCGCCCTCCCCTACCCGGCCGAAGAGGGTACCGACCACCTCTGCGAACCCTGCCTGCGGCGGCCCCCGCCTTTTGCCTGGGTCGCAGCCTTGGGGCTGTACATGGGCACCCTGCAGAGCGCGGTGCAGCGCTTGAAATTCTCCGGCGCCATCGGCCTGGACCGGCCGCTCGCCTCGCTGCTGGCCGATCGGTTTACCGACCAGGTGCGGGAGTTCGAGCCTGACCTGCTGCTGCCGGTTCCCCTCCACCGGGACCGTTTGCGCCGGCGCAGCTACAACCAGTCGCTGCTGATCGCCAGAGTCCTGGGGCGCCGCTGGGGCGTGCCGGTGGCCTGCCGGTCCCTGGTACGCACCCGGGATACCCCGCCCCAGCAGGCGCTTAAGGCCGACATCCGACAACGCAATCTGCAAGGGGCCTTCCGCCTGCTTGGCCCCCTCGCTGGGGAGCGAGTCATTCTGGTGGACGACGTGATGACCACCGGCGCCACCGCCCGTGAATGCAGCCGGGTCCTACTGACCGGCGGAGCTTCCGCCGTGGCGGTGACTGTGCTTGCGCGCACTCCCCGTCCGTAG
- a CDS encoding TraR/DksA family transcriptional regulator, with translation MEKSEMEQARERLLKMRREVMKEVQDCSAAARELAQGDVPDIGDMSSNTYNRDVLLNLSETQRQKIKDIDAALERIEHGEYGICLRCEEEIAPKRMEVRPFSRYCIDCKTEVEKFGE, from the coding sequence ATGGAAAAATCAGAAATGGAACAGGCCCGCGAACGGTTGCTGAAAATGCGACGCGAAGTCATGAAGGAAGTCCAGGACTGCTCCGCTGCCGCACGCGAACTTGCCCAGGGCGACGTTCCCGACATCGGCGACATGTCCTCCAACACCTACAACCGCGACGTGCTGCTGAACCTGAGTGAAACCCAGCGTCAGAAAATCAAGGACATCGACGCCGCCCTCGAGCGGATCGAGCACGGCGAATACGGCATCTGTCTGCGCTGCGAGGAGGAGATCGCCCCCAAGCGCATGGAAGTGCGCCCTTTTTCGCGCTACTGCATCGATTGCAAGACCGAAGTCGAAAAATTCGGTGAGTGA
- the rpmA gene encoding 50S ribosomal protein L27: protein MAHKKGVGSTRNGRDSVGKRLGVKRFGGQKVTAGSILVRQRGTTIHPGSNVGCGKDYTLYALVDGVVTFERKGRDKKKVSVYAD, encoded by the coding sequence ATGGCACACAAAAAAGGCGTCGGTAGCACCCGAAACGGTCGCGACAGCGTTGGCAAGCGCCTTGGCGTCAAGCGTTTCGGCGGGCAGAAAGTCACCGCCGGTTCGATCCTGGTCCGTCAGCGGGGTACCACCATTCACCCCGGCAGCAACGTCGGCTGCGGCAAGGATTACACCCTGTACGCTCTGGTCGACGGCGTCGTCACCTTCGAGCGCAAGGGTCGCGACAAGAAAAAGGTCAGCGTCTACGCCGACTGA
- the rsfS gene encoding ribosome silencing factor, which translates to MQSQDRAILCAAYALEKKALDVRLLKVAGISTLTDFLLIATGSSDRHVQAVAESVRLGLKKDHEVQPLAVEGENEGRWVLLDYGDVMVHIFQEPVRHFYDLDGLWSEAPEVSIPEKFHWEKKAGAS; encoded by the coding sequence TTGCAGTCCCAGGATCGGGCGATTCTCTGTGCAGCTTACGCCCTTGAAAAAAAAGCACTCGACGTCAGGCTGCTCAAAGTAGCCGGCATTTCCACCCTGACCGACTTCCTGCTCATCGCCACCGGCAGCTCGGACCGCCACGTTCAGGCGGTGGCCGAATCGGTGCGTCTCGGATTGAAAAAAGACCACGAAGTCCAGCCCCTGGCCGTTGAGGGGGAAAACGAGGGGCGCTGGGTTCTGCTGGATTACGGCGACGTCATGGTCCACATCTTCCAGGAGCCGGTCCGCCATTTTTACGATCTCGACGGGCTCTGGAGCGAGGCTCCCGAGGTCTCCATCCCCGAAAAGTTCCATTGGGAGAAAAAGGCCGGGGCCAGTTGA
- a CDS encoding glutamate-5-semialdehyde dehydrogenase — MTIREEMLKLAQDARKAGRAMANLSSAVKDEMLRRMADALEKGANDLLAANELDLGAARDKGLAPAMVDRLALDEGRIKAMADGLREVADLPDPVGEITGMWRRPNGIQVGRMRIPLGVIGIIYESRPNVTADAAGLCLKSGNAVILRGGSEAFHSNRAIGDLLKAEMAAMGLPAAALQVVTTTERSAVLELLKLEEQIDLIIPRGGEGLIRFVSEHSRIPVIKHYKGVCHTFVDASADYDMAEKICVNAKVQRPGVCNAMETLLIHKDIAETFVPRIVATLRAKRVEVRGCPVTREFAPEVKAATENDWGTEFLELILAVKVVDDIDEAIEHIQRYGSLHTETIVTRDYGNSQRFLREVNSSVVMVNASSRFSDGNQLGLGAEIGISTTKLHSFGPMGLEDLTTRKFVVLGDGQIRS, encoded by the coding sequence ATGACAATTCGCGAAGAGATGCTGAAGCTGGCCCAGGATGCCCGCAAGGCCGGGCGTGCCATGGCCAACCTGTCCTCCGCGGTCAAGGACGAGATGCTGCGGCGCATGGCCGATGCCCTGGAGAAAGGGGCCAACGATCTGCTCGCCGCCAACGAGCTCGACCTTGGCGCGGCCCGCGACAAGGGCCTGGCCCCGGCCATGGTCGATCGGCTGGCCCTGGACGAGGGTCGTATCAAGGCGATGGCCGACGGGCTGCGCGAGGTCGCCGACCTGCCCGACCCGGTAGGCGAAATCACCGGCATGTGGCGCCGCCCCAACGGCATCCAGGTCGGCCGCATGCGCATCCCCCTCGGGGTGATCGGCATCATCTACGAGTCGCGCCCCAACGTCACCGCCGATGCCGCCGGGCTGTGCCTGAAAAGCGGCAACGCGGTGATCCTGCGTGGCGGCTCCGAGGCCTTCCACTCCAACCGCGCCATCGGCGACCTGCTCAAGGCCGAGATGGCGGCCATGGGCCTGCCCGCGGCCGCCCTGCAGGTGGTCACCACCACCGAGCGCAGCGCCGTGCTCGAACTGCTCAAGCTCGAGGAGCAGATCGACCTGATCATTCCCCGCGGCGGCGAGGGGCTGATCCGCTTCGTCAGCGAGCATTCGCGCATCCCGGTCATCAAGCACTACAAGGGGGTCTGCCACACCTTCGTCGACGCCAGCGCCGACTACGACATGGCCGAGAAGATCTGCGTCAACGCCAAGGTTCAGCGCCCCGGGGTCTGCAACGCCATGGAGACGCTGCTGATCCACAAGGACATCGCCGAGACCTTCGTGCCGCGCATCGTCGCCACCCTGCGCGCCAAGCGGGTCGAAGTGCGCGGCTGCCCGGTAACCAGGGAGTTCGCTCCCGAAGTCAAGGCCGCCACCGAAAACGACTGGGGGACCGAGTTTCTCGAGCTGATCCTGGCGGTGAAGGTCGTCGACGACATCGACGAGGCCATTGAGCACATCCAGCGCTACGGCTCGCTGCACACCGAAACCATCGTCACCCGCGATTACGGGAACTCGCAGCGCTTTCTGCGCGAGGTCAACTCGAGCGTGGTCATGGTCAACGCCTCCTCGCGCTTCTCCGACGGCAACCAGCTCGGCCTCGGCGCCGAAATCGGTATCTCCACCACCAAGCTCCACTCCTTCGGTCCCATGGGGCTGGAGGATCTGACCACCCGCAAGTTCGTGGTTCTGGGGGATGGGCAAATAAGATCCTGA
- the rplU gene encoding 50S ribosomal protein L21 has translation MYAVIKTGGKQYKVSEGDFLKIEKIEGAVGDSIELNEVLMVGGEEVKIGTPLLPGAKVKAQIVEQAKDTKILVFHSKRRKGYRKMYGHRQPITRLKIQGIEA, from the coding sequence ATGTACGCGGTGATCAAGACCGGAGGGAAGCAGTACAAAGTTTCCGAAGGCGATTTTTTGAAAATCGAGAAGATCGAAGGCGCGGTGGGCGATTCCATCGAGCTGAACGAGGTCCTTATGGTCGGCGGAGAAGAGGTTAAGATCGGAACACCTCTATTGCCAGGCGCGAAAGTCAAGGCGCAGATCGTGGAGCAGGCCAAGGATACCAAGATCCTGGTGTTCCACTCCAAGCGGCGCAAAGGCTATCGCAAGATGTACGGACACCGTCAGCCCATCACCCGCCTGAAAATTCAGGGCATTGAGGCTTAA
- the gpmI gene encoding 2,3-bisphosphoglycerate-independent phosphoglycerate mutase has product MTKSARRPIALVILDGWGIRETCDNNAVCQASTPRLKALLEEYPNTRIGASGLDVGLPDGQMGNSEVGHLNLGAGRIVYQDLTRISQSIADGDFFSNQVFAQALESLKKTGGKLHLLGLLSDGGVHSHNTHLYALVELAKRAGISDVCIHPFLDGRDTPPQSAIDYLAQLEDKLNKTGLGRIATVTGRYYAMDRDNRWERVERAYRALSEGQGVAVATSAEAIRGAYAAGQTDEFVEPRVICSAGRPAGTVDDGDAIIFFNFRSDRAREITRAFTDQEFQGFKRGKLPELAAYVCMTEYDETFGLPVAFPAETCPNLLGELVARAGRTQLRIAETEKYAHVTFFFNGGSEVPSEGEDRVLIPSPKDVATYDLKPAMSAPAVTDEVVARVASGAYDLIVLNYANPDMVGHTGILPAAVQAMETVDACIGRVVDAVLAADGSLLITADHGNCEQMVDEKGQPHTAHTSNLVPLILVDPERKNQPLRPGILADIAPTILELMGLEIPPEMTGRSLLHT; this is encoded by the coding sequence ATGACCAAGTCTGCCCGACGTCCCATTGCCCTGGTCATCCTCGACGGCTGGGGGATCCGCGAGACCTGCGACAACAACGCGGTCTGCCAGGCCAGCACCCCCCGCCTCAAGGCCCTGCTGGAGGAATACCCGAACACCCGCATCGGTGCCTCGGGGCTCGACGTCGGGCTGCCCGATGGGCAGATGGGCAACTCGGAGGTCGGGCACCTGAATCTGGGCGCCGGGCGCATTGTCTACCAGGATCTGACCCGCATCAGCCAAAGCATCGCCGACGGCGACTTTTTCAGCAACCAGGTGTTCGCCCAGGCACTCGAGAGCCTGAAAAAGACCGGGGGCAAACTGCACCTGCTGGGGCTGCTTTCCGACGGCGGGGTTCATTCGCACAACACCCATCTTTACGCCCTGGTCGAGCTTGCCAAACGGGCCGGCATCAGCGATGTCTGCATCCACCCGTTCCTGGACGGGCGCGACACGCCACCGCAGAGCGCCATCGACTACCTCGCCCAACTCGAAGACAAGCTGAATAAAACCGGCCTGGGCCGCATCGCCACGGTCACCGGCCGCTACTATGCCATGGACCGCGACAACCGCTGGGAGCGGGTGGAACGGGCCTACCGCGCGCTGAGCGAGGGGCAGGGGGTCGCCGTCGCCACCAGCGCCGAGGCGATTCGCGGCGCCTATGCCGCAGGCCAGACCGACGAATTCGTCGAACCGCGGGTGATCTGCAGCGCGGGCCGCCCGGCAGGCACCGTCGACGACGGTGACGCGATCATTTTTTTCAACTTCCGCTCCGATCGGGCCCGGGAGATCACCCGAGCCTTCACCGACCAGGAGTTCCAGGGATTCAAGCGCGGCAAGCTCCCCGAGCTTGCCGCCTATGTCTGCATGACCGAGTACGACGAGACTTTCGGCCTGCCGGTCGCCTTTCCCGCCGAGACCTGCCCCAACCTGCTCGGCGAACTGGTCGCCCGGGCGGGCAGGACCCAGCTGCGCATCGCCGAAACCGAGAAGTACGCCCACGTCACCTTCTTCTTCAACGGCGGCAGCGAGGTTCCCTCCGAGGGCGAAGACCGGGTGCTGATCCCTTCGCCCAAGGACGTGGCCACCTATGACCTGAAACCGGCCATGAGCGCGCCGGCGGTCACCGACGAGGTGGTCGCCCGGGTCGCCTCGGGGGCCTACGACCTGATCGTGCTCAACTACGCCAACCCCGACATGGTCGGCCACACCGGGATCCTGCCGGCGGCGGTGCAGGCCATGGAGACGGTGGACGCCTGCATCGGCCGGGTGGTCGATGCGGTGCTGGCCGCCGACGGCTCGCTGCTGATCACCGCCGACCACGGCAACTGCGAGCAGATGGTTGACGAAAAGGGCCAACCGCACACCGCCCACACCTCCAACCTGGTGCCGCTGATCCTGGTCGACCCCGAAAGGAAGAACCAGCCCCTGCGCCCGGGCATCCTCGCCGACATCGCCCCGACCATCCTCGAGTTGATGGGCCTGGAGATCCCCCCCGAAATGACCGGCCGCAGCCTGCTGCATACCTGA
- the nadD gene encoding nicotinate-nucleotide adenylyltransferase, with protein MKLGILGGTFNPIHLAHLRIAEEVREACGLERILFIPAATPPHKSTAGNVPFAQRLAMVQAAIADNPHFEASDLEARRGGKSYSVHTLEILRRQRPGDELHFIIGMDSFRDLASWKEYRRLFELTNLVVAARPGVHRGDPRELLPVAIQDEFCYDCSAQALTHRSGRSVIFLEETFLDISSTHIRTLVSRNRSVRYLVPEAVDRYIANHGLYRDMER; from the coding sequence ATGAAACTCGGCATCCTCGGCGGCACCTTCAATCCCATCCACCTCGCGCACCTGCGCATCGCCGAAGAGGTGCGTGAAGCCTGTGGACTGGAGCGGATCCTGTTCATCCCCGCCGCAACGCCGCCGCACAAGTCGACAGCCGGCAACGTCCCCTTCGCCCAGCGGCTCGCCATGGTCCAGGCGGCCATCGCCGACAACCCGCACTTCGAGGCCTCGGATCTCGAGGCGCGACGCGGCGGCAAGAGCTACTCGGTGCACACCCTGGAAATTCTGCGCCGGCAAAGGCCAGGTGACGAGCTCCATTTCATCATCGGCATGGATTCCTTTCGGGACCTGGCCTCCTGGAAGGAATACCGCCGACTCTTCGAGCTGACCAACCTTGTGGTGGCCGCTCGCCCCGGGGTCCACAGGGGGGATCCCCGGGAGCTGCTTCCCGTTGCCATTCAGGATGAGTTCTGTTATGATTGCTCGGCCCAAGCGCTGACGCATCGCAGCGGCAGGTCGGTGATTTTCCTAGAGGAAACCTTTCTGGACATCTCCTCCACCCACATCCGGACCCTGGTTTCCCGAAATCGTTCCGTCAGATACCTGGTCCCCGAGGCGGTTGACCGGTACATCGCCAACCACGGCCTCTATCGCGACATGGAAAGGTAA
- the obgE gene encoding GTPase ObgE, giving the protein MNFVDEVKIHAKAGDGGRGCLSFRREKFIPLGGPDGGDGGHGGDVWLRVDSGLSTLLDFRYRVHYKAERGGHGMGKNMHGKSGAPLYITVPPGTLVYDEETGELLADLVEPGQELLLLKGGMGGRGNARFATSTNRAPRHVQPGTPGEERWLRLELKLLADVGLVGMPNAGKSTLISSVSAARPKIADYPFTTLVPNLGVVRYGGHKTFVMADIPGLIEGASEGHGLGTRFLRHVERTDLFLHLVDASGMQQQEPIEQFEVINRELEHHNPEMLEKTQFVVMTKMDIPEARQLAEQTRPWFEQQGYRVFAISAVTGEGLRELVEAIGGQLNRLRAAPPKTTFDPLDPDTP; this is encoded by the coding sequence ATGAATTTCGTCGATGAAGTAAAAATCCACGCCAAGGCCGGCGACGGCGGGCGCGGCTGCCTCTCCTTCCGCCGCGAGAAGTTCATCCCCCTGGGCGGCCCCGACGGCGGCGACGGCGGCCACGGCGGCGACGTCTGGCTGCGGGTCGACTCGGGCCTTTCCACCCTGCTCGACTTCCGCTACCGGGTCCACTACAAGGCCGAGCGCGGCGGGCACGGCATGGGCAAGAACATGCACGGCAAGAGCGGCGCCCCGCTGTATATCACGGTCCCTCCGGGTACCCTGGTCTACGACGAGGAGACCGGCGAGCTGCTCGCCGACCTGGTCGAGCCCGGCCAGGAGCTGCTGCTGCTCAAGGGGGGCATGGGCGGGCGCGGCAACGCCCGCTTCGCCACCTCCACCAATCGCGCCCCTCGCCACGTCCAGCCCGGCACTCCCGGCGAAGAGCGCTGGCTGCGCCTGGAACTTAAGCTGCTTGCCGACGTCGGCCTGGTGGGCATGCCCAACGCCGGTAAATCGACGCTGATTTCCTCGGTTTCCGCCGCGCGTCCGAAGATCGCCGACTACCCCTTCACCACCCTGGTCCCCAATCTCGGGGTGGTGCGCTATGGCGGCCACAAGACCTTCGTCATGGCCGATATTCCCGGGCTCATCGAGGGGGCCAGCGAAGGGCACGGGCTCGGCACCCGGTTTCTGCGCCATGTCGAGCGCACCGACCTGTTCCTGCACCTGGTCGACGCCTCGGGCATGCAGCAGCAGGAGCCCATCGAGCAGTTCGAGGTGATCAACCGGGAGTTGGAACACCACAACCCCGAAATGCTGGAAAAGACCCAATTCGTGGTCATGACCAAAATGGACATCCCCGAAGCCCGGCAGTTGGCCGAGCAGACCCGCCCCTGGTTCGAGCAGCAGGGCTACCGGGTATTCGCCATTTCGGCGGTTACCGGCGAGGGCCTCCGGGAGCTCGTGGAGGCGATCGGCGGCCAGCTGAACAGGTTGCGGGCCGCCCCACCCAAGACCACTTTCGATCCCCTGGACCCGGACACACCTTGA
- the proB gene encoding glutamate 5-kinase — MRKNLLGHVKRVVIKIGSGVISDQKGLEEGQIASISRDVCALRARGLEVVLVSSGAVAAGRGDLGITGRPQSIPLKQAAAAIGQSRLMRAYKEAFNSQGTKVAQVLLTRDDLANRRRYLNARNTLMTLLEYDIVPIINENDTVVVDEIRFGDNDNLSAMVTNLTESSLLTILSDVDGLYDKDPRKHPDARRISEVERVTEEIEAMAGGAGSLVGTGGMFTKVRAAKRAALYGAGTIIVNGRIPGILPRLFDGEELGTYFLPARDRMAAKKHWIAFTKKPRGKLFVDEGARRALMENGKSLLPSGIKGVEGGFERGDAVRLCDLDGVEFAKGVINYSLPELLPILGKKTSEIAAILGYKYGDEVVHRDNLVLNK, encoded by the coding sequence ATGCGAAAGAACTTGCTCGGCCACGTCAAACGCGTAGTCATAAAGATCGGCAGCGGGGTCATCTCCGACCAGAAGGGGCTGGAGGAGGGACAGATCGCCTCCATCAGCCGGGATGTCTGCGCCCTGCGCGCCAGGGGTCTGGAGGTCGTGCTGGTCTCCTCCGGGGCGGTGGCCGCCGGCCGGGGCGACCTGGGCATCACCGGCCGGCCCCAGTCCATCCCCCTCAAGCAGGCCGCGGCCGCGATCGGCCAGAGCCGGCTGATGCGCGCCTACAAGGAAGCCTTCAACAGCCAGGGGACCAAGGTGGCCCAGGTTCTTCTGACCCGGGACGACCTGGCCAACCGCCGCCGCTACCTCAATGCCCGCAATACCCTGATGACCCTGCTCGAGTACGACATCGTGCCGATCATCAACGAGAACGACACGGTGGTGGTGGACGAGATCCGCTTCGGCGACAACGACAACCTCTCGGCCATGGTGACCAATCTCACCGAGTCGAGCCTGCTGACCATCCTCTCCGACGTCGACGGGCTCTACGACAAGGACCCCCGCAAGCACCCGGACGCCCGGCGCATCTCCGAAGTCGAGCGGGTGACCGAGGAGATCGAGGCGATGGCCGGCGGCGCCGGCAGCCTGGTGGGGACCGGCGGGATGTTCACCAAGGTCCGGGCGGCCAAGCGCGCGGCCCTCTACGGCGCCGGCACCATCATCGTCAACGGCCGGATCCCGGGAATTCTCCCGCGGCTGTTCGACGGCGAGGAACTCGGCACCTACTTCCTCCCGGCCCGCGACCGGATGGCGGCCAAGAAGCACTGGATCGCTTTTACCAAAAAGCCCCGGGGCAAGCTGTTTGTCGACGAAGGGGCCCGGCGCGCCCTGATGGAGAATGGCAAAAGCCTGCTCCCCTCGGGCATCAAGGGGGTCGAGGGCGGTTTTGAGCGGGGCGACGCGGTGCGCCTTTGCGACCTCGACGGGGTCGAGTTCGCCAAGGGGGTGATCAACTACTCGCTCCCCGAACTGCTCCCCATCCTCGGCAAGAAAACCTCGGAGATCGCCGCCATTCTCGGCTACAAGTACGGCGACGAGGTAGTCCACCGGGACAATCTTGTGTTAAATAAGTAA